Proteins co-encoded in one Microbacterium hydrocarbonoxydans genomic window:
- a CDS encoding potassium channel family protein has translation MSRSTVDAQDPRGSESTLHRWESAATVPLTVLGLGFIVAYSVLVLVPQLPDWVRVTLALEIAITWVALMIDLIVRVVLTPAGQRVAFLVHHPVEVLSVLVPLFRAFRVVELARGLPYFQSRTGNAVRAQIITFALAYTVLFVYFISLATLQVERGAPDATIVDFGSAIWWACVTIATVGYGDTYPVTALGRVYAVCLMIGGIAIVGTTSALVISYIGDRVRRITHRDETRGEL, from the coding sequence ATGAGTCGCTCGACGGTCGACGCGCAGGACCCGCGCGGTTCGGAGTCGACGCTGCATCGCTGGGAGTCGGCAGCGACCGTGCCTCTCACGGTGCTCGGTCTCGGCTTCATCGTCGCCTACTCGGTGCTCGTGCTCGTGCCGCAACTCCCCGACTGGGTGCGCGTGACCCTCGCCCTCGAGATCGCGATCACCTGGGTCGCGCTGATGATCGACCTCATCGTGCGGGTGGTGCTCACGCCCGCCGGGCAGCGCGTGGCTTTCCTCGTGCACCATCCGGTCGAGGTCCTCTCGGTTCTCGTCCCCCTGTTCCGAGCCTTCCGCGTGGTCGAGCTCGCGCGCGGCCTCCCGTACTTCCAGAGCCGCACCGGCAATGCAGTCAGGGCGCAGATCATCACCTTCGCCCTCGCTTACACGGTGCTGTTCGTGTATTTCATCTCGCTCGCGACCCTGCAGGTCGAGCGAGGCGCCCCCGACGCGACGATCGTCGACTTCGGAAGCGCGATCTGGTGGGCGTGCGTCACGATCGCCACGGTCGGGTACGGCGACACGTACCCCGTGACAGCCCTCGGACGCGTGTACGCGGTCTGCCTGATGATCGGCGGCATCGCGATCGTGGGCACGACCTCGGCGCTCGTCATCTCGTACATCGGCGACCGCGTGCGGCGGATCACGCACCGCGACGAGACTCGCGGGGAGCTCTGA
- a CDS encoding SulP family inorganic anion transporter, translating into MSDHATRRAPRTLLPSMAGYRREWLVPDIVAGLAAGAVVVPQAMAYATIANLPVQVGLYTCIIPMLVYALLGGSRAMSVSTTSTIATLTATTLVTASVASSVEDPAGSLMTLAMLVGLLLLVARLLRWGSLVENISAATILGVKIGVGGTVAVGQLPKLLGETSEVSGEGFFRTIEAAIAAAESINLPTVALSAGSLVVLLVLKRFAPRIPGTLVVVVAGIALVALASLDERGVALIDPVPSGLPTPGLPDLTQIGALLPGALAIAVMVFLETAAVARSMRRMTEPAIDADQELVAVGAANLAGTFFTVLPAAGGFSQSAVNRDAGARTQLATLVTVALAIVVAVFLGPVVSLLPQATLAAMVFLAVAGLVDIPLLIRWARISPTDFWIALIVAVLGLTVGLLAAVAAGVALTLILVLRELNVPRLEIVGERDGRIAIHIVRGLYTANALACERAIIQISTERPEPVRIVILDALRLDIVTITVLDMLEDLDRELSAIGSTLHIAALPERATSIAVKTEWYQRMIAEGRVHASVDEAFTATAQR; encoded by the coding sequence ATGAGCGACCACGCCACGCGGCGCGCCCCGCGCACCCTTCTGCCGAGCATGGCCGGATACCGTCGCGAGTGGCTGGTGCCCGACATCGTCGCCGGCCTGGCCGCCGGCGCCGTGGTCGTGCCCCAGGCGATGGCCTATGCCACCATCGCGAACCTGCCCGTGCAGGTCGGGCTCTACACGTGCATCATCCCGATGCTCGTGTATGCGCTGCTCGGCGGGTCCCGCGCGATGAGTGTATCGACGACCTCGACCATCGCCACTCTCACCGCCACGACGCTGGTGACGGCATCCGTCGCATCGAGCGTCGAGGATCCGGCCGGCAGCCTGATGACCCTGGCGATGCTGGTCGGCCTGCTGCTGCTGGTGGCACGACTGCTGCGATGGGGATCGCTGGTCGAGAACATCAGTGCCGCGACCATCCTGGGAGTCAAGATCGGCGTCGGCGGAACGGTCGCCGTGGGGCAACTCCCCAAGCTCCTCGGCGAGACCTCCGAAGTCTCGGGAGAAGGGTTCTTCCGCACCATCGAGGCTGCGATCGCGGCCGCAGAGAGCATCAACCTGCCGACGGTGGCGCTGTCGGCGGGAAGTCTGGTCGTCCTCCTCGTGCTGAAGCGGTTCGCGCCCAGGATCCCGGGAACGCTCGTGGTGGTCGTCGCCGGCATCGCTCTGGTCGCGCTCGCGAGCCTCGACGAGAGGGGCGTGGCGCTCATCGACCCCGTACCCTCGGGGCTGCCGACACCGGGCCTGCCCGACCTCACGCAGATCGGAGCCCTGCTTCCGGGCGCTCTCGCGATCGCGGTGATGGTCTTCCTCGAGACCGCGGCCGTCGCGCGCAGCATGCGGCGCATGACCGAGCCCGCGATCGACGCCGACCAGGAGCTCGTCGCTGTCGGAGCCGCGAACCTCGCGGGAACCTTCTTCACCGTGCTCCCGGCAGCGGGCGGGTTCTCGCAGAGCGCCGTCAACCGAGATGCCGGCGCCAGGACCCAGCTCGCGACGCTCGTCACCGTCGCGCTCGCGATCGTGGTGGCCGTCTTCCTCGGCCCGGTCGTGTCACTGCTCCCCCAGGCGACTCTCGCCGCGATGGTCTTCCTCGCCGTCGCGGGGCTCGTCGACATCCCCCTGCTCATCCGATGGGCGCGGATCAGCCCCACGGACTTCTGGATCGCGCTCATCGTCGCTGTGCTCGGGCTGACCGTCGGACTGCTGGCCGCCGTGGCTGCCGGGGTCGCTCTCACACTGATCCTGGTGCTGCGCGAGCTCAACGTCCCCCGGCTCGAGATCGTGGGCGAGCGCGACGGCCGTATCGCGATCCATATCGTGCGCGGCCTGTACACGGCCAACGCGCTCGCGTGTGAGAGGGCGATCATCCAGATCTCGACCGAACGACCAGAGCCGGTGCGCATCGTGATCCTCGACGCGCTGCGGCTCGACATCGTGACCATCACCGTGCTCGACATGCTCGAGGACCTGGATCGCGAGCTCTCGGCGATCGGAAGCACCCTGCACATCGCCGCGCTGCCTGAGCGCGCGACGTCGATCGCGGTGAAGACCGAGTGGTATCAGCGCATGATCGCCGAGGGGCGCGTGCACGCGAGCGTCGACGAGGCGTTCACCGCGACCGCACAGCGGTGA